A region from the Conexibacter woesei Iso977N genome encodes:
- the uvrB gene encoding excinuclease ABC subunit UvrB, translated as MPPFRLDANFSPMADQPKAIDGIAKALDAGVPMTTLLGATGTGKTMTMASVIERVQRPTLVMAHNKTLAAQLCNEFRSFFPDNAVEYFVSYYDYYQPEAYVPSKDLYIEKDSAINEEIDRLRHAATAALLGRRDVIIVASVSAIFGLGSPETYNDNLVLLRKGEEVDRDLLLRKLVTIQYNRNDQALGRGTFRVRGEALEIFPAQHESTAYRATFFGDEVESLQEFDPLTGELVHADLEHVGIWPASHYNVREGTMERTVEEIGRELNARCQELEAEGKLLESHRLRQRTQYDMEMLREMGFCNGIENYSRILDGRMPGDRPYCLLDYYPDDYVLMIDESHQTVPQIGGMYEGDRSRKQTLIDYGFRLPSALDNRPQTFDEFLTIAPQMVFVSATPGQYERAHAGAIVEQIVRPTGIVDPPVDVRPTRNQIDDLMNEVREVVDRNERVLVTTLTKKMSEDLTDYLLEMGFKVRYLHSEVDTLERIEIIRDLRLGEYDVLVGVNLLREGLDLPEVSLVAILDADKEGFLRGETSLIQTIGRAARNVDGKVIMYADKETAAMKAALGETDRRRAIQLKYNEDHGITAASIVKGISDIAEFLQGDSKTPRRGRSRTDRKKVKSETLTSSELEKTIIELEKDMLEAAEDLRFEYAARLRDEIRELRRDLRQLTDLEAPA; from the coding sequence ATGCCGCCCTTCCGCCTCGATGCGAACTTCAGCCCGATGGCTGATCAGCCCAAGGCGATCGACGGGATCGCGAAGGCTCTGGACGCCGGGGTGCCGATGACGACGCTGCTCGGCGCGACCGGCACGGGCAAGACGATGACGATGGCCTCGGTGATCGAGCGCGTGCAGCGCCCGACGCTCGTGATGGCCCACAACAAGACGCTGGCCGCCCAGCTCTGCAACGAGTTCCGGTCGTTCTTCCCCGACAACGCGGTCGAGTACTTCGTGTCGTACTACGACTACTACCAGCCCGAGGCCTACGTCCCGAGCAAGGACCTGTACATCGAGAAGGACTCGGCGATCAACGAGGAGATCGACCGGCTGCGCCACGCGGCGACCGCCGCGCTGCTCGGGCGCCGCGACGTGATCATCGTGGCGTCGGTGTCGGCGATCTTCGGCCTCGGCTCGCCGGAGACGTACAACGACAACCTGGTGCTCCTGAGGAAGGGCGAGGAGGTCGACCGCGACCTCCTGCTGCGCAAGCTGGTGACGATCCAGTACAACCGCAACGACCAGGCGCTCGGGCGCGGGACGTTCCGGGTCCGCGGCGAGGCGCTGGAGATCTTCCCGGCCCAGCACGAGTCGACCGCCTACCGCGCCACGTTCTTCGGCGACGAGGTCGAGTCGCTGCAGGAGTTCGATCCGCTGACCGGCGAGCTCGTCCACGCCGACCTCGAGCACGTCGGGATCTGGCCGGCGTCGCACTACAACGTGCGCGAGGGCACGATGGAGCGCACGGTCGAGGAGATCGGGCGCGAGCTCAACGCGCGCTGCCAGGAGCTGGAGGCCGAGGGCAAGCTGCTGGAGTCCCACCGCCTGCGCCAGCGCACGCAGTACGACATGGAGATGCTGCGGGAGATGGGCTTCTGCAACGGCATCGAGAACTACTCGCGGATCCTCGACGGCCGCATGCCCGGCGACCGGCCGTACTGCCTGCTGGACTACTACCCCGACGACTACGTCCTGATGATCGACGAGTCCCACCAGACGGTGCCTCAGATCGGTGGGATGTACGAAGGCGACCGCTCGCGCAAGCAGACGCTGATCGACTACGGCTTCCGGCTGCCGAGCGCGCTGGACAACCGCCCGCAGACCTTCGACGAGTTCCTGACGATCGCGCCGCAGATGGTCTTCGTCAGCGCGACGCCGGGTCAGTACGAGCGCGCGCACGCCGGCGCGATCGTCGAGCAGATCGTCCGGCCGACCGGCATCGTCGACCCGCCCGTCGACGTCCGGCCGACGCGCAACCAGATCGACGACCTGATGAACGAGGTCCGCGAGGTCGTCGACCGCAACGAGCGCGTGCTGGTCACGACGTTGACCAAGAAGATGTCGGAGGACCTGACCGACTACCTGCTCGAGATGGGGTTCAAGGTCCGCTACCTGCACTCCGAGGTCGACACGCTGGAGCGCATCGAGATCATCCGCGACCTGCGGCTGGGCGAGTACGACGTCCTCGTCGGCGTCAACCTGCTGCGCGAGGGGCTGGACCTGCCGGAGGTCTCGCTGGTCGCGATCCTCGACGCCGACAAGGAGGGCTTCCTCCGCGGCGAGACGTCGCTGATCCAGACGATCGGCCGCGCCGCCCGCAACGTGGACGGCAAGGTCATCATGTACGCCGACAAGGAGACCGCGGCGATGAAGGCCGCGCTCGGCGAGACCGACCGCCGCCGCGCGATCCAGTTGAAGTACAACGAGGACCACGGCATCACCGCGGCGTCGATCGTCAAGGGCATCAGCGACATCGCCGAGTTCCTGCAGGGCGACTCCAAGACGCCGAGGCGCGGCCGCAGCCGGACCGATCGCAAGAAGGTCAAGTCCGAGACGCTGACCTCCAGCGAGCTGGAGAAGACGATCATCGAGCTGGAGAAGGACATGCTCGAGGCCGCCGAGGACCTGCGCTTCGAGTACGCCGCGCGCCTGCGCGACGAGATCCGCGAGCTGCGCCGCGACCTGCGCCAGCTGACGGACCTGGAGGCGCCGGCCTAG
- a CDS encoding GAP family protein, whose product MNQAIPQLITAALVGAMSPVATMATIAVLSTGRRPLIDALCLLLGWTIVLVVLAGAIRALLPEHGSAVSEQTRAVFNVFVGVLLLSFGLRQVIGARHPLAHVVEGREELRQRPPGWMNAFDKLTPLKAVAIGAVLLLVSPADLAVYMSALQGVSGNAFSAGTRLLLVVLLVLAIDLCILIPLGIYLAMGERAHGILLRLRSWLIDNNRRATAWVLLVFGLFSLGSGISALV is encoded by the coding sequence GTGAACCAGGCGATCCCCCAGCTCATCACCGCCGCGCTGGTCGGCGCGATGTCGCCGGTCGCGACGATGGCGACGATCGCCGTGCTGTCGACCGGCCGCCGGCCGCTGATCGACGCGCTCTGCCTGCTGCTCGGTTGGACGATCGTGCTCGTGGTCCTCGCCGGGGCGATCCGGGCGCTGCTGCCCGAGCACGGCTCGGCGGTGAGCGAGCAGACCAGGGCCGTGTTCAACGTCTTCGTCGGGGTGCTGCTGCTGTCGTTCGGGCTGCGCCAGGTGATCGGCGCGCGCCACCCGCTCGCGCACGTGGTCGAGGGCCGCGAGGAGCTGCGCCAGAGGCCACCCGGGTGGATGAACGCGTTCGACAAGCTCACGCCGCTGAAGGCGGTCGCGATCGGCGCGGTGCTGCTGCTGGTCTCCCCCGCCGACCTCGCGGTCTACATGAGCGCGCTGCAGGGCGTCTCCGGCAACGCCTTCAGCGCGGGCACGCGGCTCTTGTTGGTGGTGTTGCTGGTCCTGGCGATCGACCTCTGCATCCTGATCCCACTCGGGATCTACCTCGCGATGGGCGAGCGCGCGCACGGGATCCTGCTCCGCCTGCGCTCCTGGTTGATCGACAACAACAGGAGGGCGACGGCCTGGGTCCTGCTCGTCTTCGGCCTGTTCTCGCTGGGCAGCGGGATCAGCGCGCTGGTGTGA
- a CDS encoding DNA repair protein, whose protein sequence is MPPAVRTFDAALLAWYAREARDLPWRRTRDPYAILVSEVMLQQTQVARVIPRWLAWLERWPDAPALAAAPIADVLGEWVGLGYNRRALRLREACAHVAEHGWPDDLRELPGIGPYTAAAVGAFAFGRDELPVDTNVRRVLERTAFEPDATPPDLGQALMELGATVCRAREAACGACPVAGHCASAHAVVIPARGSGARRERFEDSNRYVRGRVIEALASGTDLPDGIELERLERAIASLVADGLVRREGDVLSLPA, encoded by the coding sequence TTGCCGCCCGCCGTCCGGACCTTCGACGCCGCCCTGCTCGCCTGGTACGCCCGCGAGGCGCGCGACCTGCCGTGGCGCCGGACGCGCGATCCCTACGCGATCCTCGTCTCCGAGGTCATGCTGCAGCAGACGCAGGTCGCGCGGGTGATCCCGCGCTGGCTGGCGTGGCTGGAGCGCTGGCCCGACGCGCCCGCGCTGGCCGCCGCGCCGATCGCCGACGTGCTCGGCGAGTGGGTCGGGCTCGGCTACAACCGCCGCGCGCTGCGGCTGCGCGAGGCCTGCGCGCACGTCGCCGAGCACGGCTGGCCGGACGACCTGCGCGAGCTCCCGGGCATCGGCCCGTACACCGCCGCGGCGGTCGGCGCGTTCGCCTTCGGGCGCGACGAGCTGCCGGTCGACACGAACGTCCGGCGCGTCCTGGAGCGGACCGCGTTTGAGCCGGACGCCACGCCGCCGGACCTCGGGCAGGCGCTGATGGAGCTCGGCGCCACCGTATGCCGCGCGCGCGAAGCGGCGTGCGGCGCGTGCCCGGTCGCGGGCCACTGCGCGAGCGCCCACGCGGTCGTGATCCCGGCGCGGGGGAGCGGGGCCAGGCGCGAGCGCTTCGAGGACTCGAACCGCTACGTCCGCGGCCGCGTGATCGAGGCGCTGGCGTCCGGCACCGACCTCCCGGACGGCATCGAGCTGGAGCGCCTGGAACGGGCGATCGCGTCGCTGGTCGCGGACGGCCTGGTGCGCCGCGAGGGCGATGTGCTCTCCCTTCCGGCGTGA